The following coding sequences lie in one Candidatus Methylomirabilota bacterium genomic window:
- a CDS encoding cupin domain-containing protein gives MTRFRRSRLGRWPTLLAPRDGAWRTLTPGFERVRRLTAAGLPVHLVTARRCRRAPTPRQVARATAAGATVYLPQVHQVLPRVMRLMVALRATCLGPFRQECSFLFLVEGRDRPGMGLHHDGNVHGFWVQLEGRRTATVGPAVRPETPADLDSERERSAHPGWWTRHLGPGTLLYLPPYTPHEVVCRGRSLALSLTWSAGRRRAAAPAVTAAALTGWDVASGQAEPRPRRSRSRLWTQVPAVAGPLDPVRGKFPLWTPAGAVWLPASARHLARRLPEMPSLTRLEARRHDGGAALVAHGILGDEDLPLLVVPDNSARLDGWNF, from the coding sequence ATGACCAGATTTCGGCGCAGCCGCCTGGGGCGCTGGCCCACGTTGCTGGCCCCGCGGGATGGAGCCTGGCGGACCTTGACGCCGGGATTCGAGCGCGTCCGCCGGCTCACCGCCGCCGGCCTCCCCGTGCACCTCGTGACCGCCCGCCGCTGCCGCCGCGCCCCCACCCCGCGGCAGGTCGCTCGCGCGACGGCCGCGGGGGCGACCGTGTACCTGCCGCAGGTCCACCAGGTGCTGCCGCGCGTGATGCGCCTCATGGTGGCGCTGCGGGCCACGTGTCTCGGCCCGTTCCGCCAGGAGTGCTCGTTTCTCTTTCTGGTCGAGGGGCGGGACCGCCCGGGGATGGGCCTGCATCACGACGGCAACGTCCACGGCTTCTGGGTGCAGCTCGAGGGCCGGCGCACGGCGACGGTCGGGCCCGCGGTGCGACCCGAAACCCCGGCGGACCTCGACAGCGAGCGGGAGCGATCAGCACATCCGGGCTGGTGGACTCGCCACCTCGGACCGGGAACGCTGCTCTACCTGCCGCCGTACACACCGCACGAGGTCGTCTGCCGTGGTCGCTCGCTCGCCCTGTCACTGACCTGGTCGGCCGGGCGCCGGCGCGCGGCGGCCCCGGCCGTGACGGCGGCGGCCCTGACCGGTTGGGATGTCGCCAGCGGCCAGGCGGAACCCCGGCCACGCCGGAGCCGGTCCAGGCTGTGGACCCAGGTGCCGGCGGTGGCCGGCCCTCTCGATCCGGTCCGGGGGAAATTCCCGCTGTGGACGCCCGCCGGCGCCGTTTGGCTGCCGGCAAGCGCTCGCCACCTGGCGCGCCGCCTGCCCGAGATGCCGAGCCTCACGCGTCTCGAGGCCCGCCGTCACGACGGCGGCGCCGCCCTGGTCGCTCATGGCATTCTGGGCGACGAGGATCTGCCTCTGCTGGTCGTGCCCGATAACTCGGCCCGACTGGACGGCTGGAACTTCTGA
- a CDS encoding class I SAM-dependent methyltransferase, whose translation MALRRGRRWVAWGLAGLVTLAGCQSTQPGFHAPALPYVATPEGVGVEMLRIAGVGRDDVVYDLGSGDGRLVIAAAREFGARAVGVELDADLVQTSRERAVNAGVADRARFLWQDLFATDLGEATVVALYLREDVNLRLQPKLVHELAPGSRVVSHDFRMGQWVPDRVERVQGPDRVHTIYLWTVPADVVGRWAGTLRGRGIERPAVLDLAQRFQQVVGTLHLDGNQIFITGQVEGARITVSGERLTLVARIDGDHASGELAGADGTRGVWTARRQAQPAAVPSR comes from the coding sequence GTGGCGCTTCGCCGCGGGCGGAGGTGGGTCGCGTGGGGCCTGGCCGGGCTCGTCACCCTGGCCGGCTGCCAGAGCACCCAGCCCGGCTTTCACGCTCCCGCCCTGCCCTACGTGGCCACTCCCGAGGGAGTCGGTGTCGAGATGCTCAGGATCGCCGGGGTCGGCCGCGACGACGTGGTCTACGATCTGGGCAGCGGTGACGGGCGTCTCGTCATCGCGGCGGCGCGCGAGTTCGGCGCGCGCGCCGTCGGCGTCGAGCTGGACGCCGACCTTGTGCAGACGAGCCGCGAGCGCGCGGTGAACGCCGGCGTGGCCGACCGCGCGCGCTTTCTCTGGCAGGACCTCTTCGCCACCGACCTGGGGGAGGCCACCGTCGTGGCCCTCTACTTACGCGAGGACGTCAACCTCCGGCTCCAGCCCAAGCTGGTGCACGAGCTGGCGCCTGGCAGCCGGGTCGTCTCGCACGACTTCCGCATGGGCCAGTGGGTGCCCGATCGGGTCGAGCGGGTCCAGGGCCCGGATCGCGTGCACACCATCTACCTGTGGACGGTTCCGGCCGACGTCGTCGGCCGCTGGGCCGGGACCCTGCGCGGGCGTGGCATCGAGCGGCCGGCGGTCCTCGACCTGGCCCAGCGCTTCCAGCAGGTGGTCGGCACGCTGCATCTCGACGGCAACCAGATCTTCATCACCGGACAGGTCGAGGGCGCTCGCATCACGGTCTCGGGAGAGCGCTTGACCCTCGTCGCCCGCATCGACGGCGACCACGCGAGCGGCGAGCTGGCCGGTGCCGACGGCACCAGGGGGGTGTGGACGGCTCGCCGCCAGGCGCAGCCGGCTGCCGTTCCCTCCCGGTGA